Proteins from a genomic interval of Medicago truncatula cultivar Jemalong A17 chromosome 3, MtrunA17r5.0-ANR, whole genome shotgun sequence:
- the LOC25489546 gene encoding uncharacterized protein has protein sequence MNHDSSSLSNEETSNTRCTFCFPCFGSRHSTTTEPWWERVRASSVSRGFMKIREWSEIVAGPRWKTFIRRFNRNKSGGFRHAGKYQYDPLSYALNFDEGQNGEFENDSPDGFRNFSARYVAAVPTLKSDSTDLEQNVAVSSSE, from the coding sequence ATGAACCACGATTCATCATCTCTCAGCAATGAAGAAACTTCAAACACGCGCTGCACCTTCTGCTTCCCCTGCTTCGGTTCTCGTCACTCCACCACCACCGAACCATGGTGGGAGCGCGTGAGAGCTTCGTCTGTATCGCGTGGATTCATGAAAATCCGCGAGTGGTCAGAGATCGTTGCTGGACCACGGTGGAAGACGTTTATTCGGAGGTTCAACCGGAACAAGAGCGGTGGTTTCCGTCATGCGGGGAAGTATCAATACGATCCTTTGAGTTACGCTTTGAATTTCGATGAGGGACAGAATGGGGAGTTCGAAAATGATTCTCCTGATGGGTTTCGGAATTTTTCAGCTCGTTATGTTGCGGCCGTTCCGACTTTGAAGTCTGATTCGACGGATTTGGAACAAAACGTCGCCGTTTCAAGCTcagaatga